From a region of the Helianthus annuus cultivar XRQ/B chromosome 5, HanXRQr2.0-SUNRISE, whole genome shotgun sequence genome:
- the LOC110942401 gene encoding transcription factor bHLH96: MALETIIYPHSQIGNFGYDYMLQEDNIFGGFLETTTNIINHQESEGGLHAYWADYSSPSSLMHPKSSPEDCTGGECDMKVESPTATVPTTAVGRRKRRRTKSGKNKEELENQRMTHITVERNRRKQMNEYLAVIRSLIPSSYVQRGDQASIVGGAINFVKELEQQLQTLEVQKRANINGYSPPPPQPFGDFFTFPQYSIIQPASSGDGTGGGGPATMAKNRLPAMAEIEVTLVESQANLKILSKKRHRQLLKLVAGLKCSWLTILHLNVTTAEEMVLYTLSVKLEDGCQLNTVDDIADAINCLLRRIEEESLCSN; encoded by the exons ATGGCATTAGAGACAATAATATATCCACATAGCCAAATTGGTAACTTTGGATATGATTATATGTTACAAGAAGATAACATTTTTGGTGGTTTTTTGGAGACCACCACTAATATTATTAATCATCAAGAATCAGAAGGTGGTTTGCATGCATATTGGGCGGATTACTCTTCACCTTCTTCATTGATGCATCCTAAATCTTCACCGGAAGATTGTACCGGCGGTGAGTGTGACATGAAGGTTGAATCACCTACTGCCACCGTTCCAACGACGGCTGTTGGTCGGAGAAAGCGGAGGAGAACAAAGAGTGGTAAGAACAAAGAGGAGTTGGAGAATCAAAGGATGACTCATATCACGGTGGAGCGCAACCGCCGGAAACAGATGAATGAATACCTTGCCGTTATCCGGTCACTCATTCCATCTTCTTATGTTCAAAGG GGTGATCAAGCATCCATAGTTGGAGGAGCTATAAATTTTGTGAAGGAATTAGAACAACAACTACAAACCCTAGAGGTACAAAAAAGAGCCAACATCAATGGATACTCTCCCCCACCACCACAGCCCTTTGGTGATTTCTTTACATTCCCACAATACTCAATTATTCAACCAGCTAGCAGTGGTGATGGTACTGGTGGTGGTGGTCCAGCCACCATGGCCAAGAACCGGCTACCGGCTATGGCCGAGATCGAAGTGACATTGGTGGAGAGCCAAGCAAACCTTAAGATACTATCAAAGAAACGGCATAGGCAGCTATTGAAACTAGTGGCTGGTCTAAAGTGTTCATGGCTCACTATTCTTCATCTTAATGTCACCACAGCTGAGGAAATGGTTCTCTACACTCTTAGTGTCAAG CTTGAGGATGGATGCCAACTGAATACAGTAGATGACATTGCAGATGCTATAAATTGCTTGCTGCGCAGAATTGAAGAAGAATCACTGTGTTCTAACTAA